One Rosa chinensis cultivar Old Blush chromosome 5, RchiOBHm-V2, whole genome shotgun sequence genomic region harbors:
- the LOC112165847 gene encoding cytochrome P450 89A2, translated as MGAWLLIPFSVFLTFTLKFILFPYKPSHKLNAPLPPGPTTIPVVGTFIWLFKLASRGIEPVLRDLHATYGGIVSVPVPFSYPVIMIADRSLAHQALVNNGAVFADRPEVQPSIKFITSNQRIIATAGYGSTWRLLRRNLVSELMVPSRLKALAGSRKWALDSLASRLATSSSSGRNMVGVLDHFRMSMTGLFLYMCFGEKMEEEKVREIVDVQRRLLLGLVGEFQILNFGPAWFTKILFYKRWSRFFQVLQRQINLLLPLIQARKKIKERKCSSNRKEDNNNNQAFVDTLMDLELPDEKRTFDEVEVVNQCSDFLNSGVDTIAITLQWMMANIVKHPRIQDKLVTEIRQIVGDGEVEEVEEENLHRMKYLKAVVLEGLRLHPPSHFLLPHSVTEDVILDGRYVVPKDCTVNFSVAEMGRDPKVWAEPMEFKPERFLSDEENLCDLTGSKEIKMMPFGVGRRMCPGSNLAMLLLEYFVANLVWKFEWRAVEGVGVDLSEKEETSWGMNNPLQAHITPRLKT; from the exons ATGGGAGCCTGGCTCCTTATACCCTTCTCCGTCTTCCTCACTTTCACCCTAAAGTTCATCCTCTTCCCCTACAAACCCTCCCACAAACTCAACGCCCCACTCCCTCCGGGTCCCACCACCATACCCGTCGTCGGCACCTTCATATGGCTCTTCAAACTCGCCTCCCGCGGCATCGAGCCCGTCCTCCGTGACCTACATGCCACGTACGGCGGCATCGTCTCTGTCCCCGTCCCCTTCTCTTACCCCGTCATCATGATCGCCGACCGCTCCCTCGCCCACCAAGCCCTTGTCAACAACGGTGCCGTTTTTGCCGACCGCCCTGAGGTCCAACCATCCATCAAGTTCATCACCAGCAACCAACGCATCATCGCCACCGCTGGCTACGGCTCTACGTGGCGCCTCCTTCGCCGGAACCTTGTCTCTGAGCTCATGGTTCCGTCTCGGCTCAAGGCCTTGGCCGGTTCCAGGAAGTGGGCCCTAGACAGCCTCGCCAGCCGTCTTGCAACGTCGTCGTCATCGGGACGTAACATGGTGGGAGTTTTGGATCATTTCCGGATGTCCATGACGGGTTTGTTTCtgtatatgtgttttggtgagaagatggaggaggagaaggtGAGAGAAATTGTGGACGTTCAGCGTCGGCTTCTGTTGGGTTTGGTCGGAGAGTTTCAGATTCTCAACTTTGGCCCTGCATGGTTTACCAAGATTTTGTTTTATAAGCGGTGGAGTCGCTTCTTCCAGGTTCTCCAGCGGCAAATAAACCTCCTGCTGCCTCTGATACAAGCACGGAAGAAG ataaaggaaagaaaatgctCGAGTAACCGAAAAGAAGATAACAACAACAATCAAGCATTTGTTGATACCTTAATGGATTTAGAACTCCCTGACGAGAAACGAACATTCGATGAAGTAGAAGTGGTGAACCAATGCTCGGATTTCCTCAACTCCGGCGTAGACACAATTGCCATAACACTGCAATGGATGATGGCAAACATAGTGAAACACCCACGCATTCAAGACAAACTTGTCACAGAAATTAGACAAATTGTGGGAGACGGAGAAGTTGAAGAGGTGGAAGAGGAGAACCTGCACAGAATGAAGTATTTAAAAGCGGTTGTGCTAGAAGGTCTGCGTCTTCACCCGCCGTCGCACTTTTTGCTTCCGCACTCCGTCACTGAGGACGTCATTTTGGACGGGCGTTACGTTGTGCCAAAGGACTGCACTGTGAACTTCTCTGTGGCGGAGATGGGGCGGGATCCGAAGGTGTGGGCGGAGCCGATGGAGTTCAAGCCTGAGAGGTTTCTGAGTGATGAGGAGAACTTGTGTGATTTAACTGGTAGTAAGGAGATCAAGATGATGCCGTTTGGGGTAGGGAGGAGGATGTGTCCTGGTTCGAATTTGGCAATGCTGCTTTTGGAGTACTTTGTGGCGAATTTGGTTTGGAAATTCGAGTGGAGAGCTGTGGAGGGAGTTGGGGTTGATTTGAGTGAGAAGGAGGAGACGAGTTGGGGGATGAATAATCCATTGCAGGCACATATCACTCCAAGGTTGAAGACATGA